In Athene noctua chromosome 8, bAthNoc1.hap1.1, whole genome shotgun sequence, a genomic segment contains:
- the P2RY14 gene encoding P2Y purinoceptor 14 → MFNSSTNSSGNNCSHSTVITKTVIPLIYCFIFIAGLLLNGVAAWIFLYVSSKKSFIVYLKNIVVADLLMSLTFPFKILADSEIGPPQLNTFVCKYSAVVFYTNMYIGITFFGLIGFDRYYKIVKPLFTSFVHMVNYSKVVSITIWLLLILISFPNMILTNEITEENYSKNCIGLKSELGRQWHKASSYISTGIFWVVFLLLIVFYTSISKKIYSSYKKFRRNSDVAKRKTSRNIFSIMFVFVVCFVPYHLCRTPYTLSQTSSQFNCHSKKTLFYAKEFTLVLSAANVCLDPIIYFYLCLPFKEKLYQKLHLKLKTSSEVEISKSRRSNTLRESINIT, encoded by the coding sequence ATGTTCAACTCCAGCACAAACTCCTCGGGAAACAACTGCAGTCACAGCACAGTAATAACCAAGACAGTCATTCCCCTGATctactgtttcattttcatagCAGGACTCTTGCTGAACGGGGTGGCAGCATGGATCTTTCTGTATGTTTCTAGCAAAAAGAGTTTTATTGTCTATCTCAAAAACATCGTTGTTGCTGATCTCCTAATGAGCCtgacatttcctttcaaaattctTGCCGATTCAGAAATTGGACCTCCACAGCTCAACACGTTCGTGTGCAAATACTCCGCAGTTGTTTTTTATACAAACATGTATATCGGGATAACGTTTTTTGGCCTCATAGGTTTTGACAGATACTATAAAATTGTAAAGCCTTTATTCACCTCCTTCGTTCACATGGTTAACTACAGTAAGGTGGTCTCTATAACCATATGGTTACTGTTAATACTTATATCCTTTCCAAATATGATTTTAACTAATGAAatcactgaagaaaattattccaaaaaCTGTATAGGTCTTAAAAGTGAGCTTGGCAGACAGTGGCACAAGGCATCAAGTTATATTAGCACTGGgattttctgggttgtttttcttctgttaattgTTTTTTACACTTCTATatcaaaaaaaatatatagctcTTACAAAAAATTCAGACGGAACTCAGACGTGGCCAAGAGAAAAACCAGCCGTAATATATTCAGCATTATGTTTGTGTTTGTCGTTTGCTTTGTACCCTACCACCTCTGCAGAACACCATACACGCTCAGCCAGACTAGCTCACAGTTCAACTGCcactcaaaaaaaaccctgttctaCGCAAAGGAGTTCACTCTTGTACTGTCTGCTGCAAATGTCTGCCTCGAtcccattatttatttttacctctgCCTACCCTTTAAAGAAAAGCTGTATCAGAAACTGCATCTCAAGCTGAAAACTTCAAGTGAGGTTGAAATTTCTAAATCCAGAAGGTCAAATACACTTCGGGAAAGTATAAACATAACGTAG
- the GPR171 gene encoding G-protein coupled receptor 171 — MSINASHCQLGEKMEAFTYFYYLIFLTGFIGSCFALWAFTQKNQKQKCMSIYLINLLTADFLLTLALPVKIIVDLGVASWKLRIFHCQVTACFIYLNMYLSIIFLGFVSMDRCLQLMHSSKMYRIQEPGFAKMLSAVVWAMVLLITVPNMAIPIKTIEERPGAGCIDFKTKFGRDWHVFTNFICTAIFLNFSAVILISNFLVVRQLYRNKYSESYASVKKALINILLVTAGYLLCFVPYHIVRIPYTLSQSDTTTSCSLKQALFKAKESTLLFAVSNLCFDPILYYHLSKSFRLKFSETFAAPEEAKVFTEEEEQHRSEEQMQKC, encoded by the coding sequence ATGTCAATCAATGCTTCACATTGCCAGCTTGGTGAAAAAATGGAAGCTTTTACCTATTTTTACTACTTGATTTTTCTGACGGGATTTATTGGAAGCTGTTTCGCACTATGGGCattcacacaaaaaaatcagaaacagaagTGTATGAGCATCTACTTAATTAACCTCTTAACGGCGGACTTTTTGTTGACTTTGGCGTTGCCAGTAAAGATTATTGTTGACTTAGGAGTTGCGTCCTGGAAACTGAGAATATTCCACTGTCAAGTTACAGCCTGCTTCATCTACCTAAACATGTATTTATCAATTATATTTTTGGGATTTGTAAGCATGGATCGTTGCCTTCAGCTAATGCACAGTTCTAAGATGTATCGCATTCAAGAGCCTGGCTTTGCCAAGATGCTGTCTGCAGTCGTGTGGGCAATGGTTCTCCTCATAACGGTGCCCAACATGGCTATTCCAATAAAGACCATTGAAGAAAGACCTGGTGCGGGATGCATcgatttcaaaacaaaatttggaAGAGACTGGCATGTGTTTACGAATTTCATATGCACAGCAATATTCCTGAATTTTTCAGCTGTGATACTGATTTCCAATTTCCTTGTTGTCAGACAACTCTACCGAAACAAATACAGCGAGAGCTACGCCAGTGTGAAGAAAGCCCTCATCAACATCCTGCTCGTAACTGCAGGCTACCTGCTGTGCTTTGTCCCGTACCACATTGTCCGTATCCCCTACACCCTGAGCCAGAGCGACACCACAACCAGCTGCTCCCTGAAACAGGCTCTCTTCAAAGCTAAAGAATCCACCTTGCTCTTCGCAGTATCAAACCTCTGCTTCGACCCCATTCTGTACTACCATCTGTCCAAATCGTTCAGACTGAAATTTAGTGAGACTTTTGCAGCACCCGAAGAGGCGAAGGTTTTCACAGAGGAAGAGGAACAACACAGAAGCGAAGAGCAGATGCAAAAGTGCTGA